A genomic stretch from Prochlorococcus marinus str. MIT 9312 includes:
- a CDS encoding amino acid ABC transporter permease — translation MNNINPNLNTNLFKKIKNSLLAKSKYNFCNFIFFLISISLILKILTSIFINSNWEVVTSNLNLYAFGSFPIDQQWRPTLWFFSLLSITFITVYGPKWKWLRKNLIFGWIGTVPLGIYLLSGGLGLNPVMTRHWGGLTLTILITSCSILFSLPIGILLALCRRSSIFLIQKSSSLYIDVMRAVPLISVLFFGQLLIPLFLPVGLEIDRVWRAVIAFTFFVSAYIAEDIKGGLQSIPKNQIEAAKSLGLNKYQINIYILIPQALRVALPAITNQLIGLFQNTSLMAILGLMELLGVSRSILANPEFIGQYIEVYIWLASVYWLFCTIMAFVSKKLEQKMTINKGY, via the coding sequence ATGAATAATATAAATCCAAATTTAAATACAAATTTATTTAAAAAAATTAAAAATTCTTTATTAGCAAAATCAAAATATAATTTCTGCAATTTTATATTTTTTCTGATTTCAATTTCATTAATTTTAAAAATTTTAACTTCGATTTTTATAAATTCAAATTGGGAAGTCGTAACATCAAATCTTAATTTATATGCATTTGGGAGCTTTCCAATCGATCAGCAATGGAGACCTACTCTTTGGTTCTTCAGTCTTTTATCTATTACATTTATTACAGTTTATGGGCCTAAATGGAAATGGCTTCGTAAAAATTTAATTTTTGGATGGATTGGAACAGTACCATTAGGAATTTATTTGCTAAGTGGTGGTTTGGGTTTAAATCCAGTAATGACACGTCATTGGGGTGGATTAACCCTAACAATTCTTATAACTTCTTGTAGTATTCTTTTTTCTTTACCAATTGGTATTTTATTAGCTCTTTGCAGAAGAAGTTCAATATTTTTAATTCAGAAATCAAGTTCTCTTTATATTGATGTAATGAGAGCTGTTCCTCTTATTTCTGTACTTTTTTTTGGACAATTGTTAATACCTTTATTTCTACCTGTAGGTTTAGAAATAGATCGTGTCTGGAGGGCTGTAATAGCTTTTACTTTTTTTGTCTCAGCATATATAGCTGAAGATATTAAAGGAGGATTACAGTCGATACCTAAAAATCAAATAGAAGCTGCTAAAAGTCTTGGCTTAAACAAATATCAAATCAATATATACATTCTTATTCCACAAGCCTTAAGAGTTGCATTGCCGGCTATTACAAACCAGTTAATTGGGCTTTTTCAAAATACATCTTTAATGGCTATCTTAGGTTTGATGGAATTACTTGGTGTAAGCAGGAGTATTCTTGCTAATCCAGAATTCATAGGACAATATATTGAAGTATATATTTGGTTGGCTTCCGTCTATTGGCTTTTTTGCACAATTATGGCATTTGTTTCAAAAAAACTTGAGCAAAAAATGACAATTAATAAAGGATATTAA
- a CDS encoding sulfotransferase domain-containing protein, whose protein sequence is MKITWLASYPRSGNTYLRTILFNCFGIKTASIYPKDLGGNKILENFVGHIEHNQNKTITFQKGSIPIIKTHKLNQDDNRTIYIIRDGRAASVSLWNFYGKKIPIKDIILGNHRFGTWKDHLISWNPLKRPNTLLIKYEDILCNFEYVLNSIETFLEIKVLSKKLPSRDTVATFDGRWVRSKTDWKEKISSEELNLFNKINYPVLKEFGYE, encoded by the coding sequence ATGAAAATTACTTGGTTGGCATCATACCCAAGAAGTGGCAATACTTACTTAAGAACAATTTTGTTCAATTGTTTTGGGATTAAGACTGCCAGTATTTATCCTAAAGATCTAGGAGGAAATAAAATTTTAGAAAATTTTGTAGGTCATATAGAACATAATCAAAATAAAACTATTACATTTCAAAAAGGCTCTATCCCAATAATTAAAACCCATAAATTAAACCAAGACGATAATAGAACAATATACATAATTAGAGATGGAAGAGCAGCAAGTGTGAGTTTATGGAATTTCTATGGTAAAAAAATTCCAATCAAAGATATTATTCTTGGGAATCATCGTTTTGGTACATGGAAGGATCATTTAATTTCATGGAATCCATTAAAAAGGCCTAATACTCTTCTAATAAAATATGAAGATATATTATGTAATTTTGAATATGTTTTAAATTCGATTGAAACTTTTTTAGAAATAAAAGTATTGAGTAAAAAATTACCCTCTAGAGATACTGTCGCTACTTTTGATGGGAGGTGGGTAAGGTCTAAAACAGATTGGAAGGAAAAAATTTCAAGTGAAGAATTAAACTTATTTAATAAAATAAATTACCCTGTTCTTAAAGAATTTGGATATGAGTGA
- the psbA gene encoding photosystem II q(b) protein, with protein MTTIQQQRSSLLKGWPQFCEWVTSTNNRIYVGWFGVLMIPCLLAAAACFIVAFIAAPPVDIDGIREPVAGSFLYGNNIISGAVVPSSNAIGLHFYPIWEAATVDEWLYNGGPYQLVIFHFLIGISAYMGRQWELSYRLGMRPWICVAYSAPVSAAFAVFLVYPFGQGSFSDGMPLGISGTFNFMFVFQAEHNILMHPFHMAGVAGMFGGSLFSAMHGSLVTSSLIRETTETESQNYGYKFGQEEETYNIVAAHGYFGRLIFQYASFNNSRSLHFFLAVFPVVCVWLTSMGICTMAFNLNGFNFNQSVVDANGKIVPTWGDVLNRANLGMEVMHERNAHNFPLDLAAAESTTVALSAPAIG; from the coding sequence ATGACAACTATTCAGCAGCAGCGTTCTTCGCTGTTAAAGGGTTGGCCACAGTTTTGTGAGTGGGTAACATCAACTAACAACAGAATTTATGTTGGTTGGTTCGGCGTCTTAATGATCCCATGCCTACTTGCAGCAGCGGCTTGCTTCATCGTTGCATTCATCGCAGCACCACCAGTAGACATCGACGGAATTAGAGAGCCAGTTGCTGGTTCATTCCTATATGGAAACAACATCATCTCAGGTGCAGTTGTTCCTTCATCCAACGCTATTGGTCTACACTTCTACCCAATTTGGGAAGCAGCTACTGTAGATGAGTGGTTATACAACGGTGGTCCTTACCAGCTTGTAATTTTCCACTTCCTAATCGGTATCTCAGCATACATGGGAAGACAGTGGGAGCTTTCATACCGTTTAGGTATGCGTCCTTGGATCTGTGTTGCATACTCTGCACCAGTTTCAGCAGCTTTCGCAGTATTTCTTGTATATCCATTCGGTCAAGGTTCATTCTCTGACGGAATGCCTTTAGGTATCTCTGGAACATTCAACTTCATGTTTGTTTTCCAGGCAGAGCACAACATTCTTATGCACCCATTCCACATGGCTGGTGTTGCTGGTATGTTCGGAGGATCTCTATTCTCAGCTATGCACGGTTCACTTGTTACTTCATCTCTAATCAGAGAAACAACTGAGACAGAGTCTCAGAACTATGGTTACAAGTTCGGACAAGAAGAAGAAACATATAACATCGTTGCAGCTCATGGCTACTTCGGTCGTTTGATCTTCCAATATGCAAGTTTCAACAACAGCAGAAGTCTTCACTTCTTCCTAGCTGTATTCCCAGTTGTTTGTGTATGGTTAACTTCAATGGGTATCTGCACAATGGCATTCAACCTTAACGGTTTCAACTTCAACCAGTCAGTTGTTGATGCAAACGGTAAGATTGTTCCTACATGGGGTGACGTTCTTAACAGAGCAAACCTAGGTATGGAAGTAATGCACGAGCGTAACGCTCACAACTTCCCACTTGATCTAGCAGCAGCTGAGTCTACAACAGTAGCTCTTTCAGCTCCAGCTATCGGTTAA
- a CDS encoding N-acetyltransferase: MSQILEILESDYLSDAVTTFSISDCSELEHGAFLEGKSTATWYPNFEEDDFDTVEVIAEAKVASVLHQGYSPQTIELWLDNHSDDFNSAGALLCELLDWDSESLDEEIKTCSTRIIILEKFEVKEKYRNKGLGKFLARKILYSAAAKGECVVVQPDLGKENGNEPERLIKFWLGLDKGMKYSSKFNSMYTSIFE, encoded by the coding sequence ATGAGCCAAATTCTTGAGATCCTTGAAAGTGATTATTTATCAGACGCCGTGACAACTTTTAGCATAAGTGACTGTTCTGAACTAGAACATGGAGCATTTTTAGAAGGTAAATCGACGGCCACTTGGTATCCAAATTTTGAAGAAGATGATTTTGATACTGTAGAAGTAATAGCTGAAGCTAAAGTTGCCTCAGTATTGCATCAAGGCTATTCTCCCCAAACAATAGAGTTATGGTTAGATAATCATTCTGATGATTTCAACAGTGCAGGAGCATTGCTTTGTGAATTACTTGATTGGGATAGTGAGAGCTTAGATGAAGAGATAAAAACCTGCTCTACAAGAATAATAATCTTAGAAAAATTCGAAGTTAAAGAAAAATATAGGAATAAAGGATTAGGGAAATTTCTTGCCAGAAAAATTCTTTATAGCGCAGCAGCAAAAGGTGAGTGTGTAGTGGTTCAACCTGATCTTGGTAAAGAGAATGGAAATGAACCTGAAAGACTTATAAAGTTTTGGCTTGGTCTAGATAAGGGAATGAAATATTCATCTAAATTCAATTCTATGTATACGAGTATTTTTGAATAA
- a CDS encoding reverse transcriptase family protein, producing the protein MSEQDADQSNSLNNQWKKRLQEIGQGAFEFEEMLRLGFIDLDTIKRFDKEMTIEESKEVFEQLTKTSAILSEVDKEINSINRIEELLAEIRSRRIKRVKEAAKEKKIKKQEEKIKRSKEIKERKINSPTFLGRGVSNRLSFEKVKKVDFKSNKIPELNSFVDVANALEVTPSKLQWLIYERGASNIDHYLRYEIPKKSGGKRLISSPKKDMKKAQKWILENILINLDVDKAAMAFQKGLSIIDNASLHVKSKIIVRIDIKDFFPTITFPRVRGFFESLGYNPGVATVFALICTDSPKVILKQEAIDGDKNNKDYPHFIAISERSLPQGACTSPSLANLICRKIDSRLNGYSSKSGWKYSRYADDLIFSTTSEDSYPHRLIKSISSIISEEGFKVNQSKTRLMRAPNRQTVTGLVVNNEVTLSRRDLKRMRAFFHQCSSKGLDFMSEKIGKDALSVARGYISYVEMVSPTIAEKFLSTNSWIK; encoded by the coding sequence ATGTCAGAACAAGATGCGGACCAAAGTAATTCTTTGAATAATCAATGGAAAAAAAGATTACAAGAGATAGGGCAGGGGGCTTTTGAATTTGAAGAAATGCTCCGTTTAGGCTTCATTGATTTGGATACTATTAAGCGTTTCGATAAAGAAATGACTATTGAGGAATCTAAAGAAGTTTTTGAACAGTTAACTAAAACCAGTGCAATATTAAGTGAAGTTGATAAAGAAATAAATTCCATTAATCGTATAGAGGAACTTCTCGCAGAAATAAGATCTCGAAGAATAAAAAGAGTTAAGGAGGCTGCTAAAGAAAAGAAAATTAAGAAGCAAGAGGAAAAGATTAAACGGTCGAAAGAAATTAAAGAACGAAAAATTAATTCCCCAACATTTTTGGGGAGAGGGGTTTCAAATAGACTTAGTTTTGAAAAAGTTAAAAAGGTAGATTTTAAATCCAATAAAATTCCTGAACTTAATTCTTTTGTTGATGTAGCTAATGCTTTAGAGGTAACTCCATCCAAATTGCAATGGCTTATTTATGAAAGAGGTGCAAGTAATATTGATCATTATTTAAGATATGAGATACCAAAAAAATCAGGAGGTAAGAGATTAATTTCCAGTCCAAAGAAAGATATGAAAAAAGCTCAGAAATGGATCTTGGAAAATATTTTAATTAACCTTGATGTTGATAAAGCGGCTATGGCTTTTCAAAAAGGTTTATCAATTATTGATAATGCATCCTTACATGTCAAATCAAAAATTATAGTCCGTATAGATATAAAAGACTTTTTCCCTACTATCACTTTTCCCCGTGTAAGAGGTTTTTTCGAATCTTTAGGTTATAACCCTGGTGTTGCAACTGTCTTTGCATTGATTTGTACGGATAGTCCTAAAGTAATACTTAAGCAGGAAGCGATAGATGGAGACAAAAACAATAAAGATTATCCTCATTTTATAGCTATTAGTGAGAGGTCACTGCCTCAAGGTGCGTGTACTTCACCATCATTAGCTAATCTTATTTGCAGAAAAATTGACTCACGTCTTAATGGATATTCTTCAAAATCTGGATGGAAATATTCTAGATATGCAGATGATTTAATTTTTTCTACTACCTCTGAAGACAGCTATCCTCATAGATTAATAAAATCAATTTCATCGATAATATCTGAAGAAGGTTTTAAGGTAAATCAATCAAAAACAAGATTGATGCGCGCACCTAATCGACAAACTGTTACTGGTTTAGTTGTTAATAATGAAGTAACTCTTAGCAGAAGAGATTTAAAACGAATGCGTGCATTTTTTCATCAATGTTCTTCTAAAGGTTTAGATTTCATGAGTGAGAAAATTGGTAAAGATGCATTATCTGTAGCGCGTGGATATATCTCATATGTCGAAATGGTTTCACCTACAATTGCAGAAAAATTTCTTTCAACCAATTCCTGGATAAAATAA
- a CDS encoding J domain-containing protein: MTKDIAYYLLILGLQSDFDENELKQAYRKEAKKWHPDLNKNDVNAEERLKLINDAYEFLSGYKKQEFTKVENISVNDINKKSTKRNDDSVSSQNKNSRKEKAKGKDQVALMSLVVYVSVALILLFAIITRASKRNICYAWATSDLSDKEAAKKLGVKDAAVYCFFKESINKKG; encoded by the coding sequence TTGACAAAAGACATAGCTTATTATTTATTGATTTTAGGTTTACAATCCGATTTTGACGAGAATGAACTAAAGCAAGCATATAGAAAAGAGGCTAAGAAATGGCATCCTGATTTAAATAAAAATGATGTTAATGCCGAAGAAAGGTTAAAGCTAATAAATGATGCATATGAATTTCTAAGTGGTTATAAAAAACAAGAATTTACTAAAGTTGAAAATATTAGTGTCAACGATATAAACAAAAAATCAACCAAGAGAAATGATGATAGCGTTAGTTCACAAAATAAGAATTCAAGGAAAGAAAAGGCTAAAGGAAAAGATCAAGTTGCTTTGATGAGTTTAGTTGTGTATGTTTCTGTGGCATTAATTCTTCTATTCGCCATAATTACTCGAGCAAGCAAAAGAAATATTTGTTATGCATGGGCAACGTCTGATCTTAGTGATAAAGAGGCAGCTAAAAAACTAGGTGTCAAGGATGCAGCGGTATATTGTTTTTTTAAGGAAAGCATAAATAAAAAAGGATAA
- a CDS encoding amino acid ABC transporter ATP-binding protein has translation MKPILTAKNLTKSYAKGILALNKVSFTLDQGKVLVVMGPSGSGKSTLIRTINGLETFDKGELNVLGIKIRADSDERKIQKIRRRVGMVFQQFNLFPHLSILENITLAPIQVQKRNKKEAEEYGMYLLCQMGIESHAKKYPGQLSGGEQQRVAIARSLALKPELLLFDEPTSALDPERINEVLDAMRRLAHQGMTMIVVTHEIKFAKEVSDQVLFIDSGKILEISSPEVFFSNASHERSRKFLNQIN, from the coding sequence ATGAAGCCAATACTTACCGCTAAAAATCTCACCAAATCATATGCTAAAGGTATTCTTGCTCTTAATAAAGTTTCATTTACCTTAGATCAAGGCAAAGTTCTGGTGGTTATGGGTCCATCTGGATCAGGAAAGAGTACACTTATTAGGACCATTAATGGTCTTGAGACTTTTGATAAAGGTGAATTAAATGTTTTAGGTATAAAAATTAGGGCAGATTCAGACGAAAGAAAAATTCAAAAAATTAGACGTAGAGTTGGGATGGTTTTCCAGCAATTTAATTTGTTTCCCCATTTATCAATTTTAGAAAATATAACACTTGCTCCAATCCAGGTTCAAAAACGTAATAAAAAAGAAGCAGAAGAGTATGGGATGTATTTACTTTGTCAAATGGGAATAGAATCTCATGCAAAAAAGTACCCTGGTCAACTTAGTGGTGGAGAACAACAACGAGTTGCTATTGCACGATCTTTAGCCTTAAAACCTGAATTATTATTATTTGATGAACCCACTAGTGCATTGGATCCAGAGCGTATTAATGAAGTGCTTGATGCAATGAGAAGGCTTGCTCATCAAGGAATGACTATGATTGTGGTAACGCATGAAATTAAATTTGCCAAAGAAGTAAGTGATCAGGTTTTATTTATAGATTCAGGAAAGATTTTAGAAATCTCTTCTCCAGAAGTTTTCTTTTCAAATGCTAGTCATGAAAGGAGTAGAAAGTTTCTAAATCAAATCAACTGA
- a CDS encoding DUF1651 domain-containing protein, producing the protein MVYGLTARKGSRVETVEAARKEYKQLLDEGWKKTSIFNSYF; encoded by the coding sequence ATGGTTTATGGACTGACTGCTAGGAAAGGCAGCAGGGTAGAAACTGTTGAGGCTGCAAGAAAAGAATATAAACAACTACTAGATGAGGGTTGGAAAAAGACCTCAATTTTTAATTCTTATTTTTAG
- a CDS encoding WGR domain-containing protein, producing the protein MKNEKISLSFTEGSSDKVYQAELKEVDGGFNVTFQYGRRGKPLQSGTKTKTPATYDDAKKIYDKLVLSKTSKGYAPEDSSVEYAETEKAGESTDFKPQLLNPINNENLEELFNNFSRVYMQTKHDGERRGASINNSEIIASNRKGLRVGLQKPIQDALEKLKDGGFIDTEIDSEDMGDHLVIFDVLKFKGLETKENSFSDRVTYLEKLGEEIKSKKLDNALKVDYPTIADSLEKVKDFVESAKSKNEEGVVFKNGDATYNEGRPSSGGNALKLKFVESATLRVSSITEGKRSVSIEINDNGIWISVGKCTVPANQDIPNPGELIEVDYLYAIKDGALFQPIYKGKRNDLDETAAVISQLKYKKD; encoded by the coding sequence ATGAAAAACGAAAAAATATCTTTATCTTTCACAGAGGGTTCATCTGACAAAGTTTATCAAGCAGAACTAAAGGAAGTTGATGGTGGTTTTAATGTGACCTTTCAATATGGTCGAAGAGGAAAACCCCTCCAAAGTGGGACAAAAACAAAAACTCCTGCTACTTATGATGATGCGAAAAAAATATATGACAAGTTAGTACTATCAAAAACCTCAAAGGGATATGCACCTGAAGATAGTTCAGTTGAGTATGCAGAGACAGAAAAAGCTGGAGAATCTACTGACTTTAAACCTCAATTATTAAACCCGATTAATAATGAAAATCTTGAAGAACTTTTCAATAATTTTTCTAGAGTTTATATGCAGACAAAACATGATGGAGAACGTAGGGGCGCAAGTATTAATAACTCAGAAATCATTGCATCTAACCGCAAAGGTTTGCGAGTAGGTTTGCAGAAACCTATTCAGGATGCACTGGAAAAACTAAAAGACGGAGGGTTTATAGATACAGAAATAGATTCTGAAGACATGGGGGATCATTTAGTTATCTTTGATGTTCTCAAGTTCAAAGGCTTGGAAACTAAAGAAAATTCATTTAGCGATCGTGTTACTTATCTTGAGAAACTTGGAGAAGAAATCAAATCAAAAAAACTTGATAATGCTTTAAAAGTTGATTACCCAACCATTGCAGATAGCTTAGAAAAAGTTAAAGATTTTGTAGAAAGCGCAAAATCAAAAAATGAAGAGGGAGTTGTTTTTAAAAATGGAGATGCAACATACAACGAAGGCAGACCAAGTTCTGGAGGAAACGCTCTTAAGCTTAAATTTGTAGAAAGTGCCACGCTGCGTGTCTCTTCAATTACGGAAGGTAAGCGTTCTGTATCTATCGAAATAAATGATAATGGAATTTGGATATCTGTAGGTAAGTGTACGGTTCCTGCTAATCAAGATATTCCAAATCCAGGCGAATTAATTGAAGTGGATTATCTATATGCCATTAAAGATGGTGCTCTTTTTCAACCTATTTATAAAGGAAAGCGTAATGATCTAGATGAAACTGCAGCTGTAATTTCTCAGCTTAAATATAAAAAAGATTAA
- a CDS encoding adenine phosphoribosyltransferase has translation MEKLEKLISTYENYPKAGVSFKDVIEIVQHPSIFRQLILEMAKSKIIKEAEALISIDARGFIFGSAISIQAAKPMIVARKPGKLPGELVTKKYSLEYGENSLSIQKKALKKYNSFAIIDDLLATGGTVNCVSELINNNNKKVVGLLVVAELSKFDGRSRFNFPVESSILF, from the coding sequence ATGGAAAAACTTGAGAAATTGATTTCTACTTATGAAAACTATCCAAAAGCCGGGGTGAGTTTTAAGGATGTTATTGAAATTGTTCAACACCCTTCAATTTTTCGACAATTAATTTTAGAAATGGCGAAAAGTAAAATCATAAAAGAAGCTGAAGCATTAATTTCTATAGACGCAAGAGGTTTTATTTTTGGTTCCGCAATATCTATACAGGCTGCAAAACCAATGATAGTTGCAAGAAAACCTGGCAAACTTCCAGGAGAATTAGTTACAAAAAAATATAGTTTAGAGTATGGCGAGAATTCCCTTTCAATTCAGAAAAAAGCACTTAAAAAATATAACTCTTTTGCAATTATTGATGATCTATTAGCAACTGGGGGAACAGTTAATTGCGTTTCTGAGCTAATAAATAATAATAATAAGAAAGTTGTAGGTCTTTTAGTAGTGGCTGAATTAAGCAAGTTTGATGGAAGATCGAGATTTAATTTCCCAGTCGAATCATCAATTCTTTTTTGA
- a CDS encoding class I SAM-dependent methyltransferase: MNIKEKVKSLLNLGRSFPRSLAVGAPNVETVELVKEFQPKNYCEIGFYKGHTLIEVLKILPENSKIDLYDFKDKFEPLKTKISQDDLKRITFFGNTYKYLDSYNTTLFKNIVSKNPPQYDYVFLDGAHTFPIDCLTFFLIEKCLKVGSIIDFDDNDWSMATSPSMNPKVFPMVKKLYNYEQIKEKGVQMIIDAFLKDSPHYETIIEDKAYRRISPKN, translated from the coding sequence ATGAATATCAAAGAAAAAGTTAAAAGTTTATTAAATCTTGGAAGATCTTTCCCAAGGTCATTGGCAGTTGGAGCACCCAATGTTGAAACAGTAGAGTTGGTAAAGGAGTTTCAACCAAAAAATTATTGTGAGATCGGATTCTACAAAGGACACACTCTAATTGAAGTCTTAAAAATTCTTCCAGAAAATTCAAAAATTGATTTATATGATTTTAAAGACAAATTTGAGCCTCTAAAAACTAAAATATCTCAGGATGATTTGAAGAGGATAACTTTTTTTGGGAATACTTATAAATACCTGGATAGTTACAACACTACATTATTTAAAAATATAGTGAGCAAAAATCCTCCCCAATATGATTATGTTTTTCTTGATGGCGCCCATACATTTCCAATTGACTGTTTGACCTTTTTCTTAATAGAAAAATGTTTGAAAGTTGGAAGCATTATTGATTTTGATGATAATGATTGGTCAATGGCGACCTCTCCATCAATGAACCCTAAAGTTTTCCCTATGGTAAAAAAACTATACAATTATGAGCAAATAAAAGAGAAGGGGGTGCAAATGATAATCGATGCCTTCCTAAAAGATAGCCCTCACTATGAAACTATTATTGAGGATAAGGCCTATAGAAGAATCTCTCCCAAGAATTGA
- a CDS encoding high light inducible protein, with translation MNETKTVEKEKIVAEKLNGRFAMIGFIALIGAYLTTGQIIPGFV, from the coding sequence ATGAACGAAACAAAAACAGTTGAGAAGGAAAAAATTGTAGCTGAGAAGCTCAATGGTAGATTTGCGATGATTGGCTTTATTGCCCTTATTGGCGCATATCTAACAACAGGACAAATTATTCCGGGGTTTGTATAA
- a CDS encoding type IV pilin protein, translated as MISNAFTLVELVVVVMVIGILSAIAVPTFQNASDKARQKEPTNLIASYLRAAQAYFTEYGDLPKNTMDLGEYMSVTACTKNYPSYCQSESPIDYTNLESVSWTTPSGYFDIYMETSANKITFRALPVPVYELLGYGTSACFNSQTGVLKISEQSQRLGRNIPSVDC; from the coding sequence ATAATATCTAATGCTTTTACACTTGTCGAATTAGTCGTCGTAGTTATGGTTATTGGAATATTGTCAGCGATAGCGGTCCCAACTTTTCAAAATGCTAGTGATAAAGCTAGGCAAAAAGAACCTACAAATCTCATTGCTAGTTATTTAAGAGCTGCTCAAGCTTATTTCACTGAATATGGAGATTTACCTAAAAATACAATGGATTTAGGCGAGTACATGAGCGTAACTGCATGCACTAAAAATTATCCTTCTTATTGTCAATCTGAATCTCCTATTGACTATACAAATTTGGAATCAGTTAGTTGGACAACCCCGAGTGGTTATTTTGATATATATATGGAAACAAGTGCTAATAAAATTACCTTCAGAGCCTTACCAGTTCCGGTTTATGAGCTTTTAGGTTATGGGACTTCAGCCTGCTTTAATTCCCAAACAGGAGTTTTAAAAATTAGTGAACAAAGTCAAAGGTTAGGTAGAAATATCCCATCTGTGGATTGTTAA
- a CDS encoding carbohydrate porin, which produces MKLFKSLLVAPATLGLLAPMAATANEVTINDFNPAEELAITNSRVDGLEARFNNFEAGSFSETTSASFSVDFAIGSNDDDDAGVDTDDAVQAGYAFQIDLNTSFTGEDSLDIAIDAGNPGAGSINDLLDLNSAGDGLTVDGVTYTFPVGDKATAFFGQNTDGNKLFTQACVYGGPSDLLDDCGNVNAGITGGAVGLGGSYDFGNGFTMAAGAQTVQANVFTEEGDDQYAINAAYTADKYALSVTYGVDENAALTDENKFTALQAYYTPDGNLPSISVGYEFGDIGGAADGADEQSSFFVGLTWAEVGPGSAGIAAGHSNTNESADELYQYEAYYAYPVNDSMTITPLIYTQDAAGDLDDTTGMMVKTSFKF; this is translated from the coding sequence ATGAAGCTTTTCAAAAGCTTGCTAGTAGCACCAGCCACTTTAGGACTTCTAGCTCCTATGGCTGCTACAGCAAACGAAGTCACTATTAATGACTTTAACCCTGCTGAAGAACTTGCTATTACAAATAGCCGCGTAGATGGTTTAGAAGCAAGATTTAATAACTTTGAAGCTGGTAGCTTCTCAGAAACAACATCAGCATCTTTCTCTGTTGACTTCGCCATTGGTTCTAACGATGACGATGACGCAGGTGTTGATACAGACGATGCTGTCCAAGCTGGTTACGCTTTCCAGATCGATCTAAATACAAGTTTTACAGGTGAAGATTCACTTGACATCGCTATAGACGCTGGTAACCCAGGTGCTGGCAGTATTAACGATCTATTAGACTTAAACTCAGCTGGCGATGGCCTTACTGTTGATGGCGTAACTTACACTTTCCCAGTTGGCGACAAAGCAACAGCTTTCTTCGGTCAAAATACTGATGGTAACAAGCTATTTACTCAAGCTTGTGTATACGGTGGACCAAGTGACTTGCTAGATGATTGCGGAAACGTAAATGCTGGAATCACTGGTGGTGCAGTAGGTCTTGGAGGTTCTTATGACTTCGGTAATGGCTTTACAATGGCTGCCGGAGCTCAAACAGTACAAGCTAATGTATTCACTGAAGAGGGTGATGATCAATACGCAATTAACGCAGCTTATACAGCTGATAAGTACGCTCTTTCAGTAACCTATGGTGTTGATGAAAATGCCGCTCTAACAGACGAGAATAAATTCACAGCACTGCAGGCTTACTACACTCCTGATGGTAATCTTCCTTCAATAAGTGTTGGTTATGAATTCGGAGACATAGGTGGAGCAGCAGATGGTGCTGATGAACAGTCAAGCTTCTTTGTTGGTTTAACATGGGCTGAAGTAGGTCCAGGATCTGCTGGAATTGCTGCTGGTCACAGTAATACTAATGAAAGTGCTGATGAGTTGTATCAGTACGAAGCATACTATGCTTACCCAGTAAACGATAGTATGACAATTACTCCATTAATCTATACTCAAGATGCTGCGGGTGATTTAGATGACACAACTGGAATGATGGTCAAGACATCATTCAAATTCTAA